The DNA region CACCGAGGGCGATCGCCTTAGCCGCGTCTAGTCCATTGCGCAAACCACCAGAAGCAATTAGAGGAATTTCTGGATCATAATGGGCAATCCCTGCCACACATTCTGCCGTTGGAATACCCCAGTCGCCAAAGGTTTGACCTAGTTGTCGGAGCATTTTATTTGGCGATCGCTCACTCTCTACTTTTGCCCAAGACGTGCCGCCAGCCCCCGCCACATCAATTGCTGTAATACCAACATCTTGAAGTTTTTGCACCATTTTGACGGAAATACCATTGCCCACTTCCTTTGCAATTACTGGTACTTCAAGCTGACGACAAACCTGCTCAATTTTATTTAGCAGATCTTTAAAGTTAATATCGCCATTGGGCTGAATACATTCTTGGAGAGGATTAATATGCAAAATCAGCGCATCTGCCTCCAACAGATCCACCATGCGACGACATTCCTCAATGCCATAACCATAATTGAGTTGCACGGCACCAACATTGGCAAAGAGTAATGCATCAGGTGCTTTTTGACGGATCGCAAAGGTTTTCGCCACTTCTGGTTTTTCGATAGCTACCCGCTGAGAACCCACGCCCATAGCTAATCGATAAGTTTGAGCCAGTTCTGCAAGACGGAAATTAATCTCCTGTGCCTTTTTCGTACCGCCAGTCATTGAGGAAATCAAAATAGGTGCACCCAACTGCCGATTCAGAAAACAGGTGCGCAAATCCAGCTCAGCCCGATCCAGCTCTGGCAAACAACAATGCTCAAACCGATAACGTTCAAAGCCTGTGGTGTTGCGGCGAAATTGAACATCTTCTTCGAGACAAATGCGGATATGGTCAGCTTTACGAACTTGGGTGTTATCGGTCATTGGGATTGCGAAGGTTGAGCTTAGAGAATTGTACAGAAACCACCTTGCATTCCTGAGGTTCAGTCACCTATTGCAATGTTTAAATCATCTGGGTAATTACGTAAAAATATATCGAATCCTCATAAAAGATCTTGTTATGGCGATCGCCCTTCACAGAAACGATATATCTTTTGCGGGAATCCACCCATGCCATTTTCATGGTCGATATTGGAGAATAAGACTAAGAAAGAAATTGTTGCACCAGATCCCCGGACGTCAAAGATTGAGACGTGTGGGGATTTTTTATATGCTCAGCATTTTTGTATCTTATTTTTCACAAACAAAGACTTAGTTTGCTGACAATTTCTTGTGACTCAAATCACATAATCAATTGATTTAAATTAGAATTTTTCAGGATTTCACTCACGATTTTTATTGATCATAGACATCCGCAATTTGGCGTATGGTCACAGATTTTTCATTGTGTAAATACGATACTATTGGCACAGAAGACAAAGGAAATTTTCGTTCTTTTTTGAGCAGTATCTTTCTATTTTTTTGCCGTAATTTCTTTCTTTTTTCGAGAAAAAACACTTGTGTTGCTGGCTTTTAATCAATCAAAGCTTTGTGCAATCGGGATATATCCGTATCCATACCCCAGAATCTCTCTAGGCGTTTTCACCTAAAACTAAAGATTCAGTGCTTCAGTGCAAAAAATGCATTTATTAATCGTGTTTTTCGGATATCCATCATACTTTTTTGTTCAAATTTACGCCTTTTTACGGTATTCATTTATGGCTTCTCAAACGACCATTAACATAACCACTCATGACCAAGTTAACGCGCCAGAGATGCCAAAACTCCTGGAAGA from [Leptolyngbya] sp. PCC 7376 includes:
- the fni gene encoding type 2 isopentenyl-diphosphate Delta-isomerase; the encoded protein is MTDNTQVRKADHIRICLEEDVQFRRNTTGFERYRFEHCCLPELDRAELDLRTCFLNRQLGAPILISSMTGGTKKAQEINFRLAELAQTYRLAMGVGSQRVAIEKPEVAKTFAIRQKAPDALLFANVGAVQLNYGYGIEECRRMVDLLEADALILHINPLQECIQPNGDINFKDLLNKIEQVCRQLEVPVIAKEVGNGISVKMVQKLQDVGITAIDVAGAGGTSWAKVESERSPNKMLRQLGQTFGDWGIPTAECVAGIAHYDPEIPLIASGGLRNGLDAAKAIALGADLAGFAYPFLKAATESPQALEELLQLLIAELTTVLFCTGNANFAQLQQSRCLQKLAS